AAAACCCCAAGTTCGCTTTCATTAGGAACTATATAGTCACTATTTTTTATAAGTTCACGAGATAATTTAGCTGCTGGTGCTGGATTTAGGATTGTTTTTTTACCAAGCTCCTTAGCTTTTGCAAAAACATATTCAACTGTTTGAATAGGAACTTCAAGTTGTGCTACCACAACATCACAATCTCTTATAACCTCTATATTTTCATCTATATATTTTTTATCAACAAGTCCATTAGCACCTGGTATAACTATTATTCTATTTTGCCCACTCTCTTCTAATACTATATTAGCTATTCCAGTGGCACCTTCTTCTTTTCCAATATAATCTATCTCTACTCCTGAAGAAGCAAGTTCTTTTAACATCTCTTTACCAAAAGAGTCTTTTCCTACCTTACCAAGCATTACTACATCTGTTCCTAATTTACCTATAGCTACTGCCTGATTAGCTCCTTTTCCTCCTGGTGCCTGGAAAAATTCACTTCCAAAGAGAGTTTCTCCACCTTTAGGTGCCTTTTTACAGACACTTACCAGGTCCATATTTATACTTCCTACTACTACAACTTTCTTCATAAT
The window above is part of the Fusobacterium sp. DD2 genome. Proteins encoded here:
- the rbsK gene encoding ribokinase, which translates into the protein MKKVVVVGSINMDLVSVCKKAPKGGETLFGSEFFQAPGGKGANQAVAIGKLGTDVVMLGKVGKDSFGKEMLKELASSGVEIDYIGKEEGATGIANIVLEESGQNRIIVIPGANGLVDKKYIDENIEVIRDCDVVVAQLEVPIQTVEYVFAKAKELGKKTILNPAPAAKLSRELIKNSDYIVPNESELGVLTGIDTESDEGIEKAGKKLIEMGVGNLIVTLGSKGSLYMSRDKKEYYPAYVVKAVDTTAAGDSFIGGFVRELDLEKNSVGEAIEFATKVSAIAVTRRGAQPSIPTLEEVLNFKGVKR